GCGGGCGCCCGGTAGCTCATGTGCCTGGGCAACAAAGTTGTACTGCCCTCCTACACCACTGACCACCTGTGCGTCTTCAAGGCCATCGGAAACGACGGCACCATTGAGGGTCACCATCATGGCCGAGTTAACAAATCTGGCGTGTTGCCGCTGAGCGATTTTTAGCGCGCGGCCTTTCTGCAGCTCGTTGATGTAGTCAATCGCCGTCATGTTGATGCCAGCCATTTCTGACTCGGGCATCTGCCGCAGGGCTTCGTACATGGCGCTGGAACCCAGATAAAAACCACCGTGCAGCCAGGTGCCGCCGGGCAGCTTCTGACCCTCCTGGCTGCCGAGCAGCTTTTGACGGCCGGCACGACTGTGGAGATCGCACTCTTCCAGCTCCCCGTGCTTGTCGAGAAAGCGGTGGCCACGCCAGCTGTAACTGGGGTCGACGATACCGGCGCGCTGCAGGAAATCGGTATCCGCTTCCGTCAGGGGGCACTGGATACGCCCGGCGTCACGCAGTGCCAGTAACAATTCCTCGGTCACCAACGGCGCACGCGCGTTTTCATTCAACAGCTTCTGCAGGGTGGCATCCGCGAACACCTCGCGAGTCATCACCCCGGAGCGGCGCAGATGCAGAAAACCTTCCGGCACCATCTCACTTGCGCCGTAAAGACCTTTTTCGAATCGATCCAGTTCGAGCGGGAGCCCACTTAATTCGCAATCCCGATCTTCGTGCAGTGACTGCAAGATATCCCGGTAATCTGCATTTTCCACCTGTCGCAAATTGAGTACGTGGCAGATCGCATCACCGAGCGCACCAATACCAATCTGCAGGGTGCCGCCATCCTTGATCACACCAGCAATATGAAAAGCCAGGGCGTAATCCGTCAATCGCACCGGTGGGTTAGGCGCCGGGAAAATTTCCCGCTCGCAGGACTCGCCGCGCAGCAGAAAATCGAACAGGCTGTCGCGCACGCGCGCATCGCCACCCACAAAAGGCAAACGCGGATTGACCTCCCCCACCATGACAATATGGGAGTAATCCCGCTCTCTGGCCTGCGCCAGCAGTGGCAGGGTCAGATCTGGATTGGAACTTAGACTCAGGTCCCCGCTGTCGTCCCCGGCCGGGGACACCATTTGTGCAATCACATTGACCCCGCGATCCAGCAGGTCTCTGGGAACATGGGTGTAATTGGCACTGACGTAGCTTTGCTGAGCGGTCGGGTTCGACAGGAAGCTCCCGGGCTGCATGAAGAATTCACACACCTCGACATTCTTCGGCAGCAAGCCCTTGCGCCGCGCCTGGTTGTAGGCAAGGTCTTGATAGTCGCTGTACAGACGGTCCAGCAGTGGCTGTACAAATCGACGCTGTAGCTCGCTGCCGCCGGAAGGGCGCTCCAGCGTCAGCGCGGTGTAGATGGTGAGGGAAATTGCCTCATCCTGCTCGGCGCGCGCGTACAGGGCATTAGCAAATTGATTGGCTTTGCCAATGCCCAGCGGCAGGCCGAGCACGATTCGCTTACCCACCCTGTCGAGAACAGCATCCACGCACTGCTCCGCTGCGGCGAATACTTCCGGTTGTGCCATCGCGCCTACTCCACCTGCTTCAAAAAAACGCCGGGAACCTGTTTTCCCTGTTAACGCACCGCATTACTACGCTGCGGGATACTGGCGGCTACTGGGGGTTTATTGGAAGGTTATTGAAGCGTTTCGCTAGACCCATGCTCGAGCGATGTGCTGGGCAACGACTCAAAGTGATCGACCTGAATAGCTTTATTGACCAGGTCGTAGGTCGCACGAATCTGCTCTGCTTCCTCTTCTGAAATGAGCTTTTTCGACAACGCTTCGTCGATGGTGTCGTCGTTGAGTGCGCGCAAGCCACCCGTCTTCATTTTTTCCCGGATGGCTTCGGTTTTGTGTGTGCTCAGGAAAGCCTGCTCGACAATGTCGATACCATCACCGCTGTTGCCCATGAACACTCCTTTGGTGAGCCGGTCCCGAGTCTCCGATGGTGCCATGATCAGATTGGCACAGGCGCGGGCCTGGCGGTCTGAGGCTGCACGAATGCTGTGCCCCCACGGCATGGTCAGGAAATGCATGATCTGCCCCACAAAGCGAATGGGGAAGTTATGGAACACCTCGATGAGGCTGACTTCGATATTGTGGAATCCCGCGCGCATGGCAAATTCCAGCAGCGGGCGATCTTCTGCCGGGCTGCCGTCGTCATAGAAGCGCTTCAGGGTGGAACTCATCAGGAACAGCTCGCTCAACACGTCGCCAAGCCGTGCGGATATCATCTCCTTACGCTTGAGTTCGCCACCAAGGGACATGAGAGAGATTTCCGTTACCAGCGTCAGCACCGCAGAATAGCGGTTCATCTGGCGATAGTATTTCGCCGCGTCGCCCACACCCCGCGGGCTGCTGGCGAACAAACCACCGGTCCAGCCATGCAGTACTGCGCGGCAGAAAGTTTTCACCTGGAATAAGAAGTGTTTCGGCAGGATCGCGTCCAGCTCTTTGAGCCCGGCCTTTTCATCCGGATTGGTGGCCGCTTCCATCACCTGCAGGAGGTACGGGTGGCAGCGGATCGCTCCCTGGCCAAAGATCATCAGGCTGCGGGTCAGGATATTGGCGCCTTCCACGGTAATTGCCACCGGTACTGCGCGATACACGTTACCCAGATAATTCAGCGGCCCATCAATAATGGCCTTGCCCGCATGAATGTCCATGGCGTCATTGATGGCCTGCCGGAGCCCATAGGTCGCATGGGCTTTCATGATGGCCGAGATTACTGCCGGCTTGCGTCCCTGGTCCAGCGCTCTGGTGGTGGTCTTGTGCGCCGAATCCAGCACATAGGCGATCGCGGCAATCTCGGCCAGGCGACGCTGCACGCCCTCGAACTTGCCGATGGGAATACCGAACTGCTCGCGAATGTGGGCATAGGCACCGGTGGTCTGTGCGGCCAGTTTGGCGCCGCCAGTCGACAGTGACGGCAACGAGATCCCGCGACCGGCAGCAAGTGCACTCATCAGCATGTGCCAGCCGTGACCGATATTTTCCTGACCACCAATAATCCAGTCCATCGGGATAAAGACGTCTTTACCCCAGTTGGGACCATTCATGAACGCCTGCATGGCGGGTATGTGGCGCTGCCCAATTGTGACCCCGGGGGTATCGGTGGGTACCAGCGCAACGGTGATCCCCAGCTCTTCCTCTTCGCCGAGGATATGATCCGGGTCGTAGAGCTTGAACGCCAGCCCCAGTACGGTGGCCACCGGCCCCAGGGTGATATAGCGCTTGTGCCAGTTTACCCGCATGCCCAGTGTCTTTTCGCCCTTGTATTCCTGATAGCAGACCACGCCGCTGTCCACCATTGCCGCGGCGTCCGACCCCGCCTCGGGGCTGGTGAGACCGAAACAGGGAATGTCACGCCCATCGGCCAGCCTGGGTAAATAATGTTTCTTTTGCGCGTCGGTTCCGTGCGCCATTAACAACTCGCCCGGCCCGAGAGAATTTGGCACCATCACCGTGACACCGACGCTGGTGCTGCGAGTGGAAATCTTGGTAACGATCTGCGCATGCGCCGACGGAGAGAATCCAAGGCCACCAAACTCTTCGGGAATTATGATGCCGAAAAAGCCCTTTTTCTTGAGAAACTCCCAGATCTCCGGCGAAATATCGTGATCCTCATAGGAAATCTTCCAGTCGTCCACCATCTGGCAGAGCTCTTCTACCGGCCCGTCAATAAACGCCTGTTCGGCCTCCGTCAGTTCCGGCGCGCCCATACTCAGTAACTGGTCCCAGTCCGGCTTGCCCGACAGTAACTGGGCATCCCACCACACTTCGCCCGCCTCCATCGCTTCACGCTCGGTATCGGAAATTGGCGGCAAGACCTTTTTGATCCATTTCAACAGCGGCGCGGTAATCCACTTCTGGCGCAGGCTACTCATTACTTATCCTTTTGTACTGAAAATTTGGCTGAAATTCGCGCCCGGACTCGCGCAAGTATGAGTCCAGACCAGAAAAAATTGAGAGATATGCCAGCAACTATAGGCAATAGAAAGAGGCAATTGTGTTTATGCGAATGCCAGAGTGCCAACGCCACAGAAAATTATCAATGCAGCAATGATCCTGCGCGAGGAAAATCGTTCATTCAGTAACACGACAGAAATGATCGAGGCAAAAAGAATGCTCACCTCGCGGGTGGCCGCAACCGCGGCCACCGGCATCATCGAGGTTGCCCAAAGGGCGATACCAAAACCCCCGGTGGCCAGCACTCCAGACAGCGAGCTGCGGATGAAATGCGCGCGCGCAAACGCCAGGCCCTTCAGTGGACGGGTCAACAGCACCGCCAGAATCACCCCGCCTCCGGACAATATTTCAAGCCATGCCACATAACTGAGGGGGTTGGCCACATGGCGCACGCCGGCGGCGCCAACAATCGTGTAGCCGGTAATGGCAATGCCGGTACCGAGTGAATAGAAAATACCGGGGCCACTGACACGCAGCTCTTTCATGATCAGGGAAAAGATCCCGCAGGTGACCAGGAGGATGCCGGTAATTTGCAGTGGCGCGAGGGATTCATCCAGGAACAACAGCGCGGCAGTTGCCACCATCAATGGTGTAACACCGCGGGCGATGGGATACGCGGTACCGTAGTCCAGAGCCCGGTAAGAGCGCGACAGCAGGAAAAAATAGAGATATTGGAAGAAGGCACCTCCGGCGAGAAACGCCAGGGCGCCCTTGCCCGGTAATGGCAGCTGGGTGGCGAGCGCCGCCCCGACCAGCAGGCCTACGCTGCGGATCATCGCCAGCTGCAGGAAACCTTCTTTACTGTGTTTGACCACCGCATTCCATACGGCGTGAGCAAGCGCAGACAGCAGGACCAGCGCAAAAAGAACAGATTCCGATATTACCAATTTACATAAGCGATTGG
This Microbulbifer sp. Q7 DNA region includes the following protein-coding sequences:
- a CDS encoding acetyl-CoA hydrolase/transferase C-terminal domain-containing protein, producing MAQPEVFAAAEQCVDAVLDRVGKRIVLGLPLGIGKANQFANALYARAEQDEAISLTIYTALTLERPSGGSELQRRFVQPLLDRLYSDYQDLAYNQARRKGLLPKNVEVCEFFMQPGSFLSNPTAQQSYVSANYTHVPRDLLDRGVNVIAQMVSPAGDDSGDLSLSSNPDLTLPLLAQARERDYSHIVMVGEVNPRLPFVGGDARVRDSLFDFLLRGESCEREIFPAPNPPVRLTDYALAFHIAGVIKDGGTLQIGIGALGDAICHVLNLRQVENADYRDILQSLHEDRDCELSGLPLELDRFEKGLYGASEMVPEGFLHLRRSGVMTREVFADATLQKLLNENARAPLVTEELLLALRDAGRIQCPLTEADTDFLQRAGIVDPSYSWRGHRFLDKHGELEECDLHSRAGRQKLLGSQEGQKLPGGTWLHGGFYLGSSAMYEALRQMPESEMAGINMTAIDYINELQKGRALKIAQRQHARFVNSAMMVTLNGAVVSDGLEDAQVVSGVGGQYNFVAQAHELPGARSVIALASTRHTGGRVRSNIVWQYPHCTIPRHLRDMVVTEYGIADLRGKTDRDVIVAMLCIADSRFQAELLDKAKSAGKVESDYTIPEAFCNNTPERVHAVFAQGHRRQLLPYYPLGTDLTREEAQLAVALKAVKEEGRKIWELWPILRKGLVACKSNAPEFSDVHACLERMGFSNSDTFEHRLEAYVVAGALLRFVDTNRPLGEVADARGIRSNLPEV
- a CDS encoding acyl-CoA dehydrogenase encodes the protein MSSLRQKWITAPLLKWIKKVLPPISDTEREAMEAGEVWWDAQLLSGKPDWDQLLSMGAPELTEAEQAFIDGPVEELCQMVDDWKISYEDHDISPEIWEFLKKKGFFGIIIPEEFGGLGFSPSAHAQIVTKISTRSTSVGVTVMVPNSLGPGELLMAHGTDAQKKHYLPRLADGRDIPCFGLTSPEAGSDAAAMVDSGVVCYQEYKGEKTLGMRVNWHKRYITLGPVATVLGLAFKLYDPDHILGEEEELGITVALVPTDTPGVTIGQRHIPAMQAFMNGPNWGKDVFIPMDWIIGGQENIGHGWHMLMSALAAGRGISLPSLSTGGAKLAAQTTGAYAHIREQFGIPIGKFEGVQRRLAEIAAIAYVLDSAHKTTTRALDQGRKPAVISAIMKAHATYGLRQAINDAMDIHAGKAIIDGPLNYLGNVYRAVPVAITVEGANILTRSLMIFGQGAIRCHPYLLQVMEAATNPDEKAGLKELDAILPKHFLFQVKTFCRAVLHGWTGGLFASSPRGVGDAAKYYRQMNRYSAVLTLVTEISLMSLGGELKRKEMISARLGDVLSELFLMSSTLKRFYDDGSPAEDRPLLEFAMRAGFHNIEVSLIEVFHNFPIRFVGQIMHFLTMPWGHSIRAASDRQARACANLIMAPSETRDRLTKGVFMGNSGDGIDIVEQAFLSTHKTEAIREKMKTGGLRALNDDTIDEALSKKLISEEEAEQIRATYDLVNKAIQVDHFESLPSTSLEHGSSETLQ
- a CDS encoding EamA family transporter; translated protein: MVISESVLFALVLLSALAHAVWNAVVKHSKEGFLQLAMIRSVGLLVGAALATQLPLPGKGALAFLAGGAFFQYLYFFLLSRSYRALDYGTAYPIARGVTPLMVATAALLFLDESLAPLQITGILLVTCGIFSLIMKELRVSGPGIFYSLGTGIAITGYTIVGAAGVRHVANPLSYVAWLEILSGGGVILAVLLTRPLKGLAFARAHFIRSSLSGVLATGGFGIALWATSMMPVAAVAATREVSILFASIISVVLLNERFSSRRIIAALIIFCGVGTLAFA